The following proteins come from a genomic window of Frankia casuarinae:
- a CDS encoding zeta toxin family protein yields MTPAEFRGLETAPERPDAGGGPVPEQSRVTEIDRKLDLLDRAASPGDSPEPRHQERPAGRDAPSRNTSSIDAKLDLLDRAALARSGGGAATPADTTGDRPSEVRPPTEPGNSDRARTEAKLALLEDAARRYRPEPPDAPAPGRERWAVREAPRTLPDDHPLLTPTDTINTPERAALRENLVKEVIGDAKPPEQGSPTLDLMGGGGASGKGFVLEYLKDEGQVPTENVVHLDPDEIKKMIPEFDEIMGAGDSRAAEVVHEESSSLAKGVLQQAMDRRLNIIYDSTLGNPEKTAKLIDDAHAKGYEVRLFGVSADPELAVTRAADRAAKSGRYVPVDHQLAAHRGFSQGFEGYAEKADKVRLYDTNSEPRQIARKRAGEILTILDQGSYDKFQNKININPEAMGPTSLYTDRGENQ; encoded by the coding sequence GTGACTCCGGCCGAGTTCCGTGGCCTCGAAACCGCCCCGGAACGACCCGACGCAGGCGGTGGGCCGGTCCCGGAGCAGTCTCGGGTCACCGAGATCGACAGAAAGCTCGACCTGCTGGACCGCGCCGCCTCCCCGGGCGACTCACCCGAGCCCCGCCATCAGGAGCGACCGGCCGGCCGGGATGCTCCCAGCCGGAACACCTCCAGCATCGACGCCAAGCTGGACCTTCTCGACAGGGCGGCGCTCGCCCGTTCCGGCGGCGGCGCGGCTACGCCGGCGGACACCACCGGCGACCGGCCGTCCGAGGTCCGCCCGCCCACCGAGCCCGGGAACAGCGACCGGGCTCGGACCGAGGCCAAGCTGGCGCTGTTGGAGGACGCGGCCCGCCGCTACCGCCCCGAGCCCCCGGACGCGCCCGCCCCCGGTCGGGAGCGCTGGGCCGTCCGCGAGGCACCGCGGACTCTGCCGGACGACCATCCGCTCCTCACCCCGACGGACACCATCAACACCCCCGAACGCGCCGCCCTCCGGGAGAATCTGGTGAAGGAGGTGATCGGCGATGCCAAGCCGCCGGAGCAGGGCAGCCCCACCCTCGACCTCATGGGCGGCGGCGGAGCCTCCGGCAAGGGCTTCGTGCTGGAGTACCTCAAGGACGAAGGCCAAGTACCCACCGAGAACGTAGTCCATCTTGATCCCGACGAGATCAAGAAAATGATCCCCGAGTTCGACGAGATCATGGGTGCAGGAGACTCGCGCGCGGCTGAGGTGGTCCATGAAGAGAGCAGCTCACTCGCGAAGGGAGTCCTTCAACAGGCCATGGACCGCCGCCTCAATATCATCTACGATAGCACCCTCGGCAACCCGGAGAAGACCGCCAAGCTGATCGATGACGCGCATGCGAAGGGATACGAGGTTCGCCTATTCGGGGTGAGTGCCGATCCGGAGCTCGCGGTCACGCGCGCCGCGGACCGCGCCGCAAAGTCCGGCCGCTATGTTCCCGTTGACCACCAGCTTGCGGCACACCGTGGATTCTCCCAGGGCTTCGAAGGTTATGCCGAGAAGGCCGATAAAGTACGTCTTTATGACACCAACTCTGAACCCCGACAGATCGCCCGCAAGAGGGCGGGCGAAATTTTGACAATTCTCGACCAAGGATCGTACGATAAATTTCAAAATAAAATAAACATTAATCCAGAAGCCATGGGGCCGACATCACTGTACACCGATCGAGGCGAAAACCAATAA
- a CDS encoding ATP-dependent 6-phosphofructokinase — protein sequence MGAPILVDNADLAVKTLGVCRIDSPLLPLLGERPTTQHYIDESDKVLYDDTALMISSRGVALDDLPGFEPAGPRRKIYFDPSKTRVGIVTCGGLCPGLNNVIRGLVLELTSHYRVRRIFGFRNGYQGFIARYGHDVVDLTPESVANIDEDGGTILGSSRGQQDPAEIVDCLSRMNINILFVIGGDGTLRGAGQIAREAETRGEKIAVVGIPKTIDNDIPYIDQSFGFQTAFGKAAESIRVAHAEATSAPGGLGVVRLMGRHSGFIACYATLAKSNADVVLIPELPFKLEGDGGLLNYVRRRVAERGHAVVVVAEGAGQELVVGQPESTDASGNRKLHDIGPELSRRIKEYFDAEGIELNLKYIDPSYVIRSVPANPYDSVYTIRLAHAAVHAAMSGRTEMVVGRWRRRFIHIPIPLAISQRNQVDPAGDLWMSVLEATGQPPRFE from the coding sequence GTGGGTGCACCAATACTGGTGGATAATGCCGATCTGGCGGTCAAGACCCTGGGGGTCTGCCGGATTGACTCCCCGCTCCTGCCGCTGCTGGGGGAGCGGCCGACGACGCAGCATTACATCGATGAGTCGGACAAGGTCCTCTACGACGACACCGCCCTGATGATCTCCTCGCGTGGTGTCGCGCTCGATGACCTGCCCGGATTCGAGCCGGCCGGGCCGCGCCGGAAGATCTACTTCGACCCGTCGAAGACCCGGGTGGGCATCGTCACCTGCGGTGGGCTCTGTCCCGGGTTGAACAACGTGATCCGCGGTCTGGTGCTGGAGCTGACCTCGCACTACCGGGTTCGGCGGATCTTCGGATTCCGCAACGGGTACCAGGGCTTCATCGCCCGCTACGGCCACGACGTCGTCGATCTCACCCCGGAGAGCGTCGCCAACATCGACGAGGACGGCGGGACGATCCTCGGCAGTTCCCGCGGCCAGCAGGATCCCGCCGAGATCGTCGACTGCCTCTCCCGGATGAACATCAACATCCTGTTCGTCATCGGCGGTGACGGCACCCTGCGCGGGGCCGGGCAGATCGCCCGGGAGGCCGAGACGCGCGGGGAGAAGATCGCCGTGGTCGGCATCCCGAAGACGATCGACAATGACATCCCCTACATCGACCAGAGCTTCGGCTTCCAGACGGCCTTCGGCAAGGCCGCGGAGTCCATCCGGGTCGCGCACGCCGAGGCGACGTCCGCGCCCGGCGGGCTCGGCGTGGTCCGGCTCATGGGCCGCCACTCGGGATTCATCGCCTGCTACGCGACGCTGGCGAAGAGTAACGCGGACGTGGTGCTCATCCCGGAGTTGCCGTTCAAGCTGGAGGGCGACGGCGGTCTGCTGAACTACGTGCGTCGCCGGGTGGCCGAGCGCGGCCACGCCGTCGTCGTCGTCGCCGAGGGTGCCGGCCAGGAGCTTGTCGTCGGCCAGCCGGAGAGCACCGACGCGTCCGGGAACCGCAAGCTGCACGACATCGGCCCGGAGCTCTCCCGCCGGATCAAGGAGTACTTCGACGCCGAGGGCATCGAGCTCAACCTGAAGTACATCGATCCCAGCTACGTGATCCGCAGCGTGCCGGCGAACCCGTACGACAGCGTCTACACGATCCGGCTCGCCCACGCGGCCGTGCACGCCGCGATGTCCGGCCGCACGGAGATGGTCGTCGGCCGCTGGCGGCGGCGGTTCATCCACATCCCGATCCCGCTCGCGATCAGCCAGCGCAACCAGGTCGACCCGGCCGGCGATCTGTGGATGTCCGTCCTCGAAGCGACCGGCCAGCCCCCCCGCTTCGAATAG
- a CDS encoding DEAD/DEAH box helicase, translating into MEVFETHRSLIEDYAAFTDSLVEVRDEKIKDYLERERAAKVRWPDPWISLNPAFASGGTVDELVGTGLLHPDCGRFFRVKRDSGDPGGRSLTLYRHQREAIEAARDGSSYVLTTGTGSGKSLSYIVPVVDSVLRDPRPNRISAIVVYPMNALANSQLHELKKYLEWGIPVDGRSVTFDRYTGQDLAESRQRILDRRPDILLTNYVMLEYILTRPPSQPSARTRHGATSRRPARPLVAASPDLCVRSQRRSDFTRYRRVLWAAGISREASQVGIAIDIQSGLLVAEDALGLLFFLLAHPLLDGLPFIWVEGLESVHPLIELL; encoded by the coding sequence GTGGAGGTCTTCGAGACTCATCGGAGCCTGATCGAGGACTATGCGGCCTTCACCGACTCCCTCGTCGAGGTTCGCGACGAGAAGATCAAAGATTATCTCGAGCGGGAGCGGGCGGCGAAGGTCCGCTGGCCTGACCCGTGGATCTCGCTCAACCCTGCGTTCGCCTCCGGCGGCACGGTCGACGAACTGGTCGGCACAGGTCTGCTGCACCCCGACTGCGGCAGATTCTTCCGGGTCAAGAGGGATTCCGGCGATCCCGGCGGGCGGTCGCTGACGCTGTATCGGCACCAACGGGAAGCCATCGAGGCGGCCCGGGACGGCAGCAGCTATGTGCTCACCACCGGCACGGGATCCGGTAAAAGCCTTTCCTACATCGTGCCGGTCGTGGATTCCGTCCTCCGTGACCCCCGCCCGAACCGCATCTCGGCGATCGTGGTCTACCCCATGAACGCGCTGGCGAACAGCCAGCTCCACGAGTTGAAGAAGTATCTCGAATGGGGAATACCCGTGGATGGCCGGTCGGTCACCTTCGACCGGTACACCGGGCAGGACTTGGCCGAGTCCCGGCAGCGGATCCTGGATCGGCGTCCCGACATCCTGCTGACGAACTACGTGATGCTCGAGTATATCCTCACCCGGCCACCCTCGCAGCCTTCGGCGCGCACAAGGCACGGAGCCACCTCCCGGCGACCAGCACGCCCTCTGGTAGCCGCGTCCCCGGATCTCTGCGTACGATCTCAGCGCCGATCTGACTTCACCCGATACCGACGGGTTCTGTGGGCCGCCGGGATCAGCCGCGAAGCCTCACAGGTCGGTATAGCGATCGACATACAGAGTGGGCTTCTTGTCGCCGAAGATGCGCTTGGTCTCCTCTTCTTCCTTCTCGCGCATCCGCTTCTTGACGGCCTCCCATTTATCTGGGTCGAAGGTTTGGAGTCGGTCCATCCCCTCATCGAACTTCTGTGA
- a CDS encoding McrC family protein, with translation MLAPVELTEGAGWQRRKLSPGQADALDASEVAQVRQRRADGTCEVKDNALVGTVRLGSGEDTFEVRIRPKVTIRRLLFLLGYAQDRGRWFEDEVQAAEEPDLLPAVAAAFARTASRALAHGVPRGYRQVDAALPVLRGRLRESAQLRQRSGVMFPLEVRYDERTVDTAENRLLLAATRSLLALAGVAPATAQELRRIAAALDGVAEPAHGPVKPPDWVPTRVNAPYHAALRLAETVLRSSSFEREDGETLRVDGFVVKMWEVFEDFVTHAVDEVLTHRGGEVRLQDRTHHLDEDRTLEMCPDLVLYRPEGPGGRMIPAVVLDAKYRLAIRQGARAHVYHQMIAYCARLGARQGWLVYAGSERADGQPGGRGDVIRSRIGGPTPIGLVTYVLDLRLPLAELRARIERIADDMVTPSV, from the coding sequence ATGCTTGCGCCGGTGGAGCTGACCGAGGGCGCCGGGTGGCAGCGGCGGAAGCTGAGCCCGGGCCAGGCCGATGCGCTCGATGCCAGCGAGGTGGCGCAGGTGCGGCAACGGCGTGCCGACGGTACCTGCGAGGTCAAGGACAACGCCCTGGTCGGCACCGTGCGCCTCGGGTCGGGCGAGGATACGTTCGAGGTTCGCATCCGACCCAAGGTCACCATCCGCCGTCTGCTGTTTCTGCTTGGCTACGCGCAGGATCGCGGCAGGTGGTTCGAGGACGAGGTCCAGGCGGCGGAGGAACCGGATCTTCTGCCCGCGGTCGCCGCGGCGTTCGCCCGAACCGCCTCGCGGGCGCTCGCGCACGGGGTGCCGCGAGGCTATCGGCAGGTGGATGCGGCGCTTCCCGTCCTTCGCGGCCGGCTGCGCGAGTCCGCGCAGCTCCGGCAACGGTCCGGGGTGATGTTCCCCCTCGAGGTGCGCTATGACGAGCGCACCGTCGACACCGCCGAGAACCGGTTGCTGCTCGCCGCCACCCGCTCGCTGCTCGCCCTGGCCGGGGTGGCACCGGCCACCGCCCAGGAGCTGCGCCGTATCGCCGCCGCCCTGGACGGTGTGGCCGAGCCGGCGCACGGCCCCGTCAAGCCGCCGGACTGGGTGCCAACCCGGGTGAACGCGCCTTACCATGCGGCGCTCCGGCTCGCCGAGACGGTCTTGCGCTCGTCTTCCTTCGAACGGGAAGACGGGGAGACGCTCCGGGTGGACGGCTTCGTGGTGAAGATGTGGGAGGTCTTCGAGGACTTCGTGACCCACGCCGTCGACGAGGTCCTCACCCACCGCGGCGGTGAGGTCCGCCTGCAGGACCGCACCCACCACCTCGACGAGGACCGGACGCTGGAGATGTGCCCCGATCTCGTGCTGTACCGGCCGGAGGGCCCGGGCGGGCGGATGATCCCGGCGGTTGTCCTCGACGCGAAGTACCGGCTCGCGATCCGACAGGGCGCGCGCGCACACGTGTACCACCAGATGATCGCCTACTGTGCCCGGCTCGGCGCCCGGCAGGGATGGCTCGTCTACGCCGGCTCGGAGCGGGCCGACGGCCAGCCCGGCGGTCGTGGCGACGTCATCCGGAGCCGGATCGGGGGTCCCACGCCCATCGGGCTCGTGACGTACGTGCTCGACCTGAGGCTCCCCCTGGCCGAGTTGCGGGCCAGGATCGAGCGGATCGCCGACGATATGGTCACCCCGTCCGTCTGA
- a CDS encoding McrB family protein, protein MADQLEIIGGLLYRVMRILAEVGEASPDELWMRMRASDAGADPGWRRGSGDDPRSAVARKLVLRGAVYLARAGHLSESNRRWQATGIGRDALRASPDEAAWWRDVTEHNTYWREHRSSLGLVDDVLAVLPEQTWVSVTDLSTVADLTVDGLVRHLCGFRPEGWSRVLDPAGRPPREALFTEDEYRDWLDWFEVEVGDLTAGRAAGELRLPLDDLRMLVESIAPERIPRRAWLVRGADRRGRSLARDLWLADEVCSLPGDRLEVRPGVDREQVRRAVDREHASLTSARRGRLTSEYHAFLSRMRENDLVVVNDRDEYYVGEILGPPVFVASVGGVADLQRPVHWRNADEPVNYLDLPDRVAALLGNAEARIVDLSDFVADLDALVPAPAPVASIATTGAAPQSADADLAGQALAGQALGGDDLREVTDEFADGLFYSRDWLRRCVELLRDRPQLIFYGPPGTGKTYLARRLAWHLADDRRENVTLVQFHPSYMYEDFFQGFRPVQVKGGDGDAATTNRMSFELVDGPLRRLATAAELNPRQAFFLIIDEINRGDLARIFGELYFLLEYRGEAVTTQYASADTRDFQLPKNLFIIGTMNSADRSIAAFDQALRRRFTFVGLHPDVEPTASVLRRWLAAGDLPDEAARLLGELNRRIDDPDARIGPSYLMRDRVHQSADGLDRVWEHQILPLLAEHHVGETIDLAARYGLPALRQSLGLAAVVPAAVVPAAGVPANTIPGPAAG, encoded by the coding sequence ATGGCGGATCAGCTAGAGATCATCGGCGGGCTGCTGTACCGGGTTATGCGGATCTTGGCGGAGGTCGGCGAGGCGTCTCCGGACGAGCTGTGGATGCGGATGCGTGCGTCCGATGCTGGCGCCGATCCCGGATGGCGGCGCGGATCAGGTGACGACCCGCGGAGCGCCGTCGCAAGGAAACTCGTCCTGCGGGGCGCTGTCTACCTGGCCAGGGCCGGTCATCTGAGTGAGAGCAACCGCCGGTGGCAGGCTACCGGAATCGGCCGGGATGCGTTGCGGGCGTCCCCGGACGAGGCCGCGTGGTGGCGTGATGTCACGGAGCACAACACTTACTGGCGGGAACACCGGAGCAGCCTTGGCCTGGTGGACGACGTCCTCGCGGTGCTGCCCGAACAGACCTGGGTCAGCGTCACGGATCTCTCGACGGTGGCCGATCTGACGGTCGATGGCCTCGTCCGCCATCTGTGCGGCTTCCGCCCCGAGGGCTGGTCGCGCGTACTCGACCCGGCGGGCCGGCCGCCGCGCGAGGCCCTCTTCACCGAGGACGAGTATCGCGACTGGCTGGACTGGTTCGAGGTCGAGGTCGGCGACCTGACGGCGGGGCGGGCTGCCGGCGAGCTGCGGCTGCCGCTCGACGACCTCCGCATGCTCGTCGAGTCCATCGCGCCGGAGCGGATCCCTCGCCGGGCCTGGCTGGTGCGCGGCGCGGACCGGCGTGGCCGTTCGCTGGCGCGGGATCTCTGGCTGGCCGACGAGGTCTGTTCCCTGCCCGGTGACCGGCTGGAGGTGCGGCCCGGGGTCGACCGGGAGCAGGTGCGCCGGGCGGTCGACCGCGAACACGCCTCGCTCACCTCGGCCCGGCGCGGCCGGCTCACCAGCGAGTACCACGCCTTCCTGAGCCGGATGCGGGAGAACGACCTCGTCGTCGTGAACGACCGTGACGAGTACTACGTCGGGGAGATCCTCGGACCGCCGGTGTTCGTCGCGAGCGTCGGGGGCGTCGCGGACCTGCAACGGCCGGTCCACTGGCGCAACGCCGACGAGCCGGTGAACTACCTCGATCTACCCGATCGGGTGGCGGCCCTGCTCGGCAACGCGGAAGCGCGCATCGTCGATCTTTCCGATTTCGTCGCCGACCTCGACGCCCTGGTGCCCGCGCCCGCGCCGGTGGCATCGATCGCGACGACGGGGGCCGCCCCCCAGAGCGCCGACGCCGACCTGGCCGGCCAGGCCCTCGCCGGCCAGGCCCTCGGCGGGGACGATCTGCGCGAGGTCACGGACGAGTTCGCGGACGGCCTCTTTTACAGCCGGGACTGGTTGCGCAGGTGCGTCGAGCTTCTGCGGGACCGGCCGCAGCTCATCTTCTACGGCCCGCCCGGCACCGGCAAGACGTACCTCGCCCGGCGCTTGGCCTGGCATCTCGCCGACGATCGGCGCGAGAACGTCACCCTCGTCCAGTTCCATCCGTCCTATATGTACGAGGACTTCTTCCAGGGTTTCCGTCCGGTGCAGGTGAAGGGCGGCGACGGTGACGCGGCCACCACCAACCGGATGTCCTTCGAGCTCGTGGACGGTCCGCTGCGCCGGCTCGCCACCGCCGCCGAGCTCAATCCCCGCCAGGCGTTCTTCCTGATCATCGATGAGATCAACCGGGGTGACCTGGCCAGGATTTTCGGTGAGCTGTACTTTCTGCTGGAATACCGCGGGGAGGCCGTCACCACCCAGTACGCCTCCGCGGACACGCGCGACTTCCAACTACCGAAGAACCTGTTCATCATCGGCACGATGAACAGCGCGGACCGTTCGATCGCCGCCTTCGACCAGGCGCTGCGCCGGCGGTTCACCTTCGTCGGGCTCCATCCGGACGTCGAACCGACCGCGTCCGTGCTGCGCCGCTGGCTTGCGGCAGGCGACCTGCCCGACGAGGCGGCCCGCCTGCTCGGCGAGCTGAACCGCCGCATCGACGACCCGGACGCCCGCATCGGCCCGTCCTATCTGATGCGCGACCGCGTCCACCAGAGTGCCGACGGCCTCGACCGGGTGTGGGAACATCAGATCCTGCCGCTGCTGGCCGAACACCACGTCGGCGAGACCATCGATCTCGCGGCCCGGTACGGCCTACCGGCGCTGCGGCAGTCCCTCGGCCTGGCCGCGGTGGTTCCGGCCGCGGTGGTTCCGGCCGCCGGAGTCCCCGCGAACACCATCCCCGGCCCCGCGGCAGGCTGA
- a CDS encoding carbohydrate ABC transporter permease has translation MSSMRIPRIPHWRAAASHLMLALLSLISLFPVYWMFATSFRRPDDIFDQSLLPWPLSLANYRYVFDSLDIGVLLANTFTIAAVTAAGQLMMSLLAAYAFAAWEFRGRTLFYLAFVATWLIPFQVTMISNYLVLSNLGLLNTLAGVIVPNLCSALAVLMLRQHMQAFPRELLDAARIDGRGSWSTLWTVVVPNLRPALASLSILLFITAWNEYFWPALALQRANSVIQLGIRGFLTLEGDNWGAVMAGSGLACLPVFALYLVLQRQVVDAFVRSGLR, from the coding sequence ATGAGCAGCATGCGGATACCGCGGATACCCCACTGGCGGGCCGCGGCCAGCCATCTGATGCTGGCCCTACTGAGCCTGATCAGCCTGTTTCCGGTGTACTGGATGTTCGCCACCTCCTTCCGCCGGCCGGACGACATCTTCGACCAGTCGCTCCTGCCCTGGCCGCTGAGCCTCGCGAACTACCGCTACGTCTTCGACAGTCTCGACATCGGCGTGCTGCTCGCCAACACCTTCACGATCGCCGCCGTCACCGCCGCCGGCCAGCTCATGATGTCCCTGCTCGCCGCCTACGCCTTCGCCGCCTGGGAGTTCCGCGGCAGGACCCTGTTCTACCTGGCGTTCGTGGCCACCTGGCTCATCCCGTTCCAGGTGACGATGATCTCGAACTACCTGGTGCTGTCGAACCTGGGCCTGCTGAACACGCTGGCCGGCGTCATCGTGCCGAACCTGTGCTCGGCGCTCGCGGTGCTCATGCTCCGCCAGCACATGCAGGCCTTCCCCCGGGAGCTGCTCGACGCGGCCCGCATCGACGGGCGGGGTTCATGGTCCACATTGTGGACGGTCGTCGTGCCGAACCTGCGCCCGGCGCTGGCGTCGCTGTCGATCCTGCTGTTCATCACCGCCTGGAACGAATATTTTTGGCCGGCGCTGGCGCTGCAGCGGGCGAACTCCGTCATCCAGCTGGGCATCCGCGGTTTCCTGACCCTCGAGGGCGACAACTGGGGCGCCGTGATGGCCGGGTCCGGCCTTGCCTGCCTGCCCGTCTTCGCCCTCTACCTGGTCCTGCAGCGCCAGGTCGTCGACGCGTTCGTGCGCTCCGGCCTGCGCTGA